One genomic segment of Aythya fuligula isolate bAytFul2 chromosome 5, bAytFul2.pri, whole genome shotgun sequence includes these proteins:
- the LOC116489481 gene encoding TANK-binding kinase 1-binding protein 1-like: MARRRRHELVTAASGPAPSAARPSPPLPPRPPARCGRRGAEGAPPEPPAPSRPRTPRAPEGFCQAPKPSARYNLSRTRRSATDVSLRPLGSTVRGSRPDLPPPVLLCLPGFGDSGHQLMMTQFVRLLVISIYETKPTCPKDVSYCHPGDNPVLSSTIARSWPKVRSIMRTSSKADAGSQHP; this comes from the exons AtggcgcggcggcggcggcacgaACT GGTGACTGCGGCGAGCGGCCCTGCCCCCTCCGCcgcccgcccctccccgcccctccctccccgcccgcccgcccgctgcGGGAGACGGGGCGCGGAGGGGGcgcccccagagccccccgcCCCATCCCGTCCCCGCACCCCTCGCGCCCCCGAG GGCTTTTGTCAAGCGCCAAAACCCAGCGCACGGTACAACCTATCCAGAACCAGGCGGTCCGCGACTGACGTGTCACTTCGGCCCCTTGGCAGCACAGTGAGGGGCAGCAGGCCTGATCTGCCTCCTCCggtcctcctctgcctcccaggCTTTGGGGATTCGGGCCACCAACTGATGATGACCCAG TTTGTCAGACTCCTTGTGATAAGCATCTATGAGACCAAACCCACCTGTCCTAAGGATGTCAGCTACTGCCATCCAGGAGATAATCCAGTGTTGTCATCCACCATAGCACGGAGCTGGCCCAAGGTGAGAAGTATTATGCGTACCTCCTCAAAGGCAGATGCTGGAAGCCAGCATCCTTGA